Proteins co-encoded in one Salvia splendens isolate huo1 chromosome 4, SspV2, whole genome shotgun sequence genomic window:
- the LOC121800164 gene encoding probable polyamine transporter At3g19553 — MREDEEREEGLMAKPNPKLTILPLIALIFYEVSGGPFGVEDSVRAGGGPLLSLLGFLIFPFFWSIPEALVTAELATSFPENGGYVLWISSAFGEFWGFQEGFWKWFSGVMDNALYPVLFLDYLKHSFPIFNHTIARIPALLGITMSLTYLNYRGLHIVGFSAVLLACFSLLPFVVMGLLSIPRIRPRRWLAVDHAKVDWRGYFNSLFWNLNYWDNASTLAGEIENPSRTFPRALLGAVVLVVCSYLVPLLAGTGAVETDPSDWSDGYFAQIGMLIGGSWLKWWIQAAAALSNMGLFEAEMSSDAYQLLGMSQIGMLPSVFSIRSKYGTPTFSILCSASGVIFLSWMSFQEILEFLNFLYAIGMLFEFAAFIKLRIQKPELHRPYKVPLDTFGAAMLCLPPVLLLVLVMCLASLKTFIVSAAVIFLGFASYPVLNHAKEQNWIKFNTDATTLRPSADSDLEGHSEHQELADEESHNLLADFPSSTTGQASAVVSSEGDPKLE, encoded by the exons atGCGCGAGGAcgaggagagggaggagggattAATGGCGAAGCCAAATCCAAAGCTGACGATACTACCTCTTATCGCCTTGATTTTCTACGAGGTATCCGGAGGCCCCTTCGGAGTGGAGGATTCCGTCAGAGCTGGCGGCGgccctctcctctctctccttGGTTTTCTAATTTTCCCCTTTTTCTGGAGCATCCCCGAAGCCCTAGTGACGGCCGAGCTCGCCACCAGTTTCCCTGAAAACGGCGGCTACGTGCTCTGGATATCGTCTGCCTTCGGCGAATTTTGGGGATTTCAGGAAGGGTTTTGGAAATGGTTCAGTGGGGTTATGGATAACGCCCTTTATCCGGTACTCTTCCTCGATTATCTGAAGCACTCTTTCCCGATTTTCAACCACACGATTGCGAGGATTCCTGCATTGTTAGGGATTACAATGTCGTTGACGTACTTGAATTACAGAGGATTGCACATTGTCGGATTCTCAGCTGTTTTACTCGCTTGCTTCTCGCTTCTGCCGTTTGTTGTCATGGGGCTTTTGTCGATTCCCCGGATTAGGCCGAGGCGCTGGCTGGCGGTGGATCACGCCAAGGTGGATTGGAGGGGCTACTTCAATAGCTTGTTTTGGAATCTCAATTACTGGGACAATGCTAGTACATTGGCGGGGGAGATTGAGAATCCCAGTAGGACCTTTCCCAGGGCGCTGCTGGGGGCGGTGGTGCTGGTGGTGTGCTCCTATTTGGTTCCTCTGCTTGCTGGGACGGGCGCTGTCGAGACGGATCCCAGTGACTGGAGTGATGGTTACTTTGCGCAGATAGGGATGCTCATCGGTGGTTCTTGGTTGAAGTGGTGGATCCAGGCTGCAGCCGCCTTGTCCAACATGGGCTTGTTTGAAGCTGAGATGAGCAGCGATGCCTACCAGCTGCTGGGGATGAGTCAGATTGGGATGCTCCCTTCTGTTTTTTCTATCAG ATCAAAATACGGGACTCCCACATTCAGCATTCTGTGTTCTGCAAGCGGCGTCATATTCCTATCATGGATGAGTTTCCAGGAGATTCTTGAATTCCTAAACTTCCTCTACGCCATTGGAATGCTGTTCGAGTTTGCAGCCTTCATCAAGCTGCGAATACAGAAGCCAGAACTACACAGGCCTTACAAAGTCCCCCTGGATACATTTGGTGCAGCGATGCTCTGCCTGCCTCCGGTGTTGTTGCTCGTTTTGGTGATGTGCCTTGCGTCCTTGAAGACGTTCATAGTGAGCGCTGCTGTGATCTTTCTGGGATTTGCTTCGTATCCCGTCTTGAACCATGCAAAGGAGCAGAATTGGATCAAGTTCAACACCGATGCAACTACATTAAGGCCATCTGCTGACTCTGATCTTGAAGGCCATTCGGAGCATCAAGAGCTCGCTGATGAGGAATCTCACAACCTTCTAGCAGATTTTCCGTCTTCTACCACCGGCCAAGCCTCGGCCGTCGTCTCCTCAGAGGGGGACCCAAAGTTGGAGTAG
- the LOC121800165 gene encoding uncharacterized protein LOC121800165, which produces MTIAKSIASEMGVEPSFSVKRKAQRKKHFDEIDTNEEILQAEKAFEVNYFLVVVDMANTSLKSRFEELQTFKSIFGFLLSSTTLKSLNDTELEDCCTKFAKTFSSHDTSDVEVNDLISELKVLKLSLPERPMSSMDIFEKKLFKVETVEELFKIYDVSTTAERACHFMY; this is translated from the exons ATGACCATTGCCAAAAGTATTGCATCTGAAATGGGTGTAGAGCCATCATTTTCAGTGAAGCGCAAGGCTCAAAGGAAGAAACATTTTGATGAAATTGACACCAATGAAGAAATTCTACAAGCTGAGAAGGCTTTTGAGGTCAATTACTTCTTGGTCGTGGTTGATATGGCAAACACCTCATTGAAAAGTAGATTTGAAGAACTACAAACATTCAAAAGTATATTTGGGTTTTTACTTAGCTCAACAACTTTGAAGTCACTAAATGATACTGAATTAGAAGATTGTTGCACCAAATTTGCGAAAACATTCTCTTCGCATGACACATCTGATGTGGAGGTAAATGATCTAATATCTGAGTTGAAGGTTTTGAAGCTAAGTTTGCCGGAAAGGCCAATGTCTTCTATGGACATTTTTGA AAAGAAGCTTTTCAAAGTTGAAACTGTTGAAGAATTATTTAAGATCTACGATGTCTCAACAACGGCTGAACGGGCTTGCCACTTTATGTATTGA